The DNA region CACACAGAAgccagaaaaaacaacaacacatttttaggaaatttttatttttattatttattattaagtgTTGCTGAAGTCAGGTTTCATAAATCCATTCTGAAAAAGTGTAACTTCCAGAGCACAGTTCTACATACTATTGTGTAAAGTCTTTGTCGTTCGGAATTCCTTGTTTTGGTGTACAAGTATGGcaagttttcatttaaaaaaagcacttCTTCAGAGACAATTAAAGGGCTCGTTCCagcaaattacaaaaaataaccCCGTACAAAGTCACTTATCTCAAATGGAATCTAGTCATGCAGGTAACTTTAGCTTTACATGGCCAAAAATAACATTCAAACACTTATAACGCTACATATTTTTCCTAATGTTAGTTTGTTTTACAaatcatcaaaataaaaaaatttaaatgattcAGGTAATTTGGGTGAACGGACTCTTTAACTTAGCTTGGAAAACATTTAACCTCAATGACTCCTACTAGAAAATGGTCgatagaaaaaataaacaaaaaaaattacacagtGTACGGTGTGCAACGATTTACTATATAATTTATATTGCAGGTATGTCATGTTTAAGATGCAATTCTGTTTCAATCTCAGGTTTGTTCATACATTACCAATTCTATGTTTGATTCAGATTACAAAGAATTAAAGCTACAATTTATTTACACCAGAACTAAAACAGTTCTGCATGGATATGAATTTACATATTCACTTGTTTCACAAACACATGTATTTATCAATATCTTTGTTTAATGTGATTGTGAAATACTACAATATAAACTACAACATATTACAGTTTTACAAACTGACTAATGTCTTTTATACTTTTACGTCACATTTTGTCTTAAAACCAGCTAACATTAATGTAATGGCTGTCAGTGCTGTACAAAAGGCAAGAACAGAGACAACCTGTTGCAAACATTGCACTTTACCCATGCAGTCAGTAAAAACCTAGTTGATCACAAACATCTAGTCTCAGTCCAAGTTCCATAGGAAGAAACCCGTTGTTGGTCATGGCACATGTAATTGGGACATCAGGTTCGTATTCATTTCCATTACTGATAGTTTTACCCTTTAAAGTTCAGTGCCGCGATACAGGTCCCCTATTCTCTGCATAATATGCCTTGTTTGCagagaacaaacagagaaatccCATTTCTATTAAATGTCTTTGGTGAGAAAATGTCTTGGTCATCATTTCAGTTTTTAACCGACTTTGCTTCTTTCTACACGCATTTAATGCGCTGCTTGTTGTAGACACTCAACTTTCTTTGGATCCCATTTAAGGTGCCATCTGTGAATGTAATGGAGACACAATATGATTTACAACCGGCGCAACACAACTTGCATTTCAGTAGGTAATAGGTAAAAACTATGGTGTTAATGTATTCATACCTCAAATCGGCTGTAAactttcctctcctttctcatGCTCTGAATCCTCTCCAGCAGCTTCTCACGCTCCTGGCTTGTTTTAGGCTGAGCTCTGTTAAGTAAGCTGATCCCTCTTTCTTGCTCCCTTTTGGCATTTTTGTCAGCTTTGTCTTCTTTCTCGTCATCGGTGACGGGAGACTCTTTGGCAGCCTCGTTTCTGCTTTGGTTATTAGCTGAAATCTGCTCCAAAAGCAGCTTTGTATCGTCTCTGAGGTTGCTGCTTGAGAGCACATTGGCTGTGGATGATTGGTAGCGAGACTGGCTTGATTTTGGCTGCTTGGACTGTGGTGACAGAGGAACGACTTCATCTGATGTGATCTCTGGCGGTTCAGAGCAGTTATTTTGCCTTACTTGGTCATTTGTTTTCTCATTGCAGACCGACTCCTGTGTAGTAGCTACTATATTTTCCTTATTTGAGGCCTCAGTATCATCAGTTTTTTTCTCACCAGGGTCAGGTATTTTAGGCTCTTTGCTTACTTCCTTCTGACTCTCCATATTACTATTTTCAGCAGTTACAGGTGACTCTAAAGAATGGGTTTCAGAAGTCACAGATTCAGGAGTTTTGCATGGCAGATCAGGCTCAGTTGGGCTAAACGTTTCTGTTGATGGGAGCTTTGGAGTTTCGGTTGAGTCGGTTGCAATCTGTTTGAGAAGACTGTTAGTATCTGAGGGGCTGTGCAATGCAGTCAATGTTTTTTCAGCCTCAGGGGACAAAACTGACACTGTTTGAGGAGAAGAACGTGATACTGTGTCAGCAGGAGAGGGGGGTGGGGATCCTGTCAGGTTAAGTTCGGAGGAAGGGGTCGCTTGTCTTTCTGACTGGGAAGGAATAGGAGTGAAGTCTGGGTGGACAGGAGAGCTTGTTTCTGCTGGACCATGCTTGGATGGAGTGTCTGCTGGGGAGGGGGTAGGAGTAATTGTCTCATTTTGAGCAGATGTGGATATACTTTCTAGATCAGATATATTAGGTAAACATGATTCAGGCAATGAAGGGCTAAGGCTAGGAGGTGTTCTATCAGCGTTGACATCCTTTGATGATCCAAGACCCTCAGATTCCTCTCCAACACCCTTTGGAAGAGAGCTGTTTTCTGATTCAGGAACATATTTTTCTGGAGGTGTAGGAGCACACGATTCTTTAGAGTCTGTCTTTGTACTGGACTGCAATGAGGATGTGTTAGGCTCTGAGCCAGCAGCACATGTGTCAGGAGAAATATCAGATTCCATGTGTGCAGAGTCAGCTGCTGAAAGGGTCTCAGGTAACGTCAATTTGGACGGTTCTGGCGGTGAGGGGCAGACAGATTCCTGTACATTTGGGGACAATATGCTGGATGTTAGAGTTGAGCTTGAGTCTCCCGGGGTCCCATTAGAAGATATGGTTTCTGCTGGAGTGGCAAGAGAAGCACAGCTAGAGGGCGAAGCATTTGGGCTCATCTGTGAACCGGAATGTGTCAGAATGTGATCAGAGGAAGATCTTTGGCCCGATGGGTTAGAGGAGCCGAGTTCTGATCCAGTGTGGTGTTCTGTTGGTAGCACCGGAGGAGAGGAGAAGCTGGTTTCTGGTTTCTGAGCTGATTCAGGATTTTCAGTGTTCGAATCCAATGCAGCAAATGCAGAAGATGGTTGCACCTCCACTGAACTGGGAGTGAGTGAACTAGAATCCTTTGAGGTAGAATCAAGGCTGTCACTTTTATCAGTACCTTGTGCAAGAGAAGGAACACTAGGAGTAGCATTTGTTGGCGTAGGTGGATGACTGGGGCTACTCGTTTTTACAGCAGGATTTGACAGCTTTGGCTCTACTGATGTTTCGCTCCGGAGTGCTTCTGTTTCTGCAGGAACAGGCAGAgttgctgctgattggctgctcTTCAGCTCTATCTTCTCTGAATTAGGTGAAACAATAGTTTGTTCTTGTTTACAGCTTTTGGAGGCATTGGGATCAGTCTTGACCTGACTGTCCTGCTTGTTAGTCTTATCGCTGGCTTCTAAAGATACACTGACTGACTCGCATGCTTCTGTGGATACTGTTTTCCCTGCATCCTCTGCATTACCACTTTCTGCTAATAAACCCTCAGATGTTGAAACATCAGCCCTCTTTTCTGAGGTTTCTTTTGGTACAGGTTCCTCCTTTTTAACAGTTGTGTCCTTTTTTAGTTCAGTTGGTGGTTTTATCTGAGCCTTCTCTTTGGCCTTTTCAGCTTCTGCAGCCTGTGCAGCTTTGCGTTTTGCTGCCAACTCTTTGAAAAACATGAACCTCTTATCAGGATCATTCATATCTACATACCCTGGATTGGTGAGCAAAGATTTATGTGGTTGTACAGGTTGATCAGTTTTGGGCAGCTCAGAAGCCTTGGATCGGGGCAATGATGGCGAGGAATTTGCTTGCTCTTCATCTGGTGGTTTTAATGATTCTTGTACCTCTGAAAGATCCTTTGAATTGTTGTCTTTTGCCGATTCTTTATTGTCCGGTTTACCGTTTCCATCATCTGGTTGGGATGGGTCTGTGGCAGCGTTATCGATGGTGGCGGACTTCATGTAGCGGCTCCATTCAAAAGGTTCTCTTGGAGTCCTCCTTTGTCCCAAAACAAAAGGTAGTTTTGTCTGTTCTGCctcatttttatcactttcctCATCCTGTTGGCCTGAAGCAGTTTTGGTATCTGGAGAAGCATACTGCTGGTCCAGAGAGCTGAATATCAGAGAGGATCTTAACCTCGAGCTCCTCGGTACTGCTGCGTTGTATTTCCTACGGAACGACTCCTCCCTTCGTAGGAAAGCAGTTTTTGGTTCCTTTTGCTCGGACTCCTCTATCTTTTCCACTTCAGTTGTGGATGATGATTCTGAAGGTGTCGGTGTTATTTTGGTTTCTGTTTCTACTGCGGTAGGTTCATCAGGCAATTTCTTTAGCTGTTCTCGTGAAGTAGTTTTGGCATAACTTGGCATCTGACTTGCCCTTGGTATTGCAGGAACCTTAAACTCTCTGACATTAGGGATTTTAGAGACTGATAAATCTATGCCTGGTGTTTGCTGTATGGGGTAAGGAGGCTCCTCAAAAGTATCCGGTGCATAAATTGGTGCCGATGGCAGGCCTTCATCTTCTGGATTATCATATGCACTGAGGTATGAGCTAATCCTCCAGTTTCTTAGACCCCGTTTCACCATAGGATCCTTGCGGTCAGCGTTAGGCTCCTGGAAAAACTGCTTCTGATCAGTTGGATTTGAGGGAGGGGGAGATGTATGATAGGCATGTGGCTGGCCTAAACTCAATCTTCTAGGGTGGGATGAGCCAAACGGTACATCTGCTGCTGGTAGTAATTTCTCTGAGCCCTGTTCAAAGTCTGTATTTCTGGTAGATGCTAAATAGTTAAGCACTGGGTCAAAGTTATCAGCTGGTTCCATCTGTTGTGGTAAACCAGGTTGAATATAATGGTGATCTGCTGAATGAAAGTCTTGGTTCCAGAACTTGTCATAGCCACTGTAATCTGCTTCTTTTTCTGGTCCTGGTCCCGGCTGCTGCACCCTGTAGAGCGGCCTTCCCTGGTTCTCAGGCTCTGGCATTCCCTGTTGCTGCATGAATGGGTAAGAGTTTCTACTATGAGTGCCTTCAGCATAACTGTGACGTTTGAAGGCAGGATTTTCCATCATGGGCATTCTGATGGGTCTCTGATTAAAAGACGGGTCCATGCGAGATTGCTGGGATGTAAatctactgtacatatctgCAGGGCCGTGCATGGATTCCTGCTTTTTATGGGGCATCATTCTCCAATCCACATCCACGCGTTCATCATATGAATGTCTTGGCCATTCCTCTGGATGAGCCGTGTCCAGTGACTGAAGTTGCTTTTGCTCTCTATACAGTGTTCTTTCACTTATTGGATATTGCCTCTTTTGTAAAAGGCTAAGATCTTCCATTGGAATGACATGTTCAAAAACCGCCGGTTCAGACTGAGCAAACAGAATCCGGAACTCTTCATCAAAGGTTGATACAAGCTGTCCAAGGAAAAGGTGTGCCATACAGCGGTGGAGCTTCTCAAAAGACCACATGAAGCTGGACAAAGACATGATAAGTAGGAATTAATAGAAGCACTTAACATGGCATA from Perca flavescens isolate YP-PL-M2 chromosome 17, PFLA_1.0, whole genome shotgun sequence includes:
- the fam83ha gene encoding protein FAM83H — translated: MAHRSQCSSAGDNPLDPNYLPPHYREEYRLAIDSLIEEDLEGYYQFLQKADVVEFLSSTEIQYIQSSVQLPQQSNYPEQHFVDTGGDGSSDTYWPIHSDLDAPGLDLGWPQLHHFIGPTEVTTLVNPPEQNMPSIKEQARRLIKNSQQVIAIVMDMFTDVDMFADILDAAMRNVAVYILLDKQNAHHFFSMVSNCRVNLQNIQCLRVRTVSGITYQCRSGKSFKGQMMDRFLLTDCRAVLSGNYSFMWSFEKLHRCMAHLFLGQLVSTFDEEFRILFAQSEPAVFEHVIPMEDLSLLQKRQYPISERTLYREQKQLQSLDTAHPEEWPRHSYDERVDVDWRMMPHKKQESMHGPADMYSRFTSQQSRMDPSFNQRPIRMPMMENPAFKRHSYAEGTHSRNSYPFMQQQGMPEPENQGRPLYRVQQPGPGPEKEADYSGYDKFWNQDFHSADHHYIQPGLPQQMEPADNFDPVLNYLASTRNTDFEQGSEKLLPAADVPFGSSHPRRLSLGQPHAYHTSPPPSNPTDQKQFFQEPNADRKDPMVKRGLRNWRISSYLSAYDNPEDEGLPSAPIYAPDTFEEPPYPIQQTPGIDLSVSKIPNVREFKVPAIPRASQMPSYAKTTSREQLKKLPDEPTAVETETKITPTPSESSSTTEVEKIEESEQKEPKTAFLRREESFRRKYNAAVPRSSRLRSSLIFSSLDQQYASPDTKTASGQQDEESDKNEAEQTKLPFVLGQRRTPREPFEWSRYMKSATIDNAATDPSQPDDGNGKPDNKESAKDNNSKDLSEVQESLKPPDEEQANSSPSLPRSKASELPKTDQPVQPHKSLLTNPGYVDMNDPDKRFMFFKELAAKRKAAQAAEAEKAKEKAQIKPPTELKKDTTVKKEEPVPKETSEKRADVSTSEGLLAESGNAEDAGKTVSTEACESVSVSLEASDKTNKQDSQVKTDPNASKSCKQEQTIVSPNSEKIELKSSQSAATLPVPAETEALRSETSVEPKLSNPAVKTSSPSHPPTPTNATPSVPSLAQGTDKSDSLDSTSKDSSSLTPSSVEVQPSSAFAALDSNTENPESAQKPETSFSSPPVLPTEHHTGSELGSSNPSGQRSSSDHILTHSGSQMSPNASPSSCASLATPAETISSNGTPGDSSSTLTSSILSPNVQESVCPSPPEPSKLTLPETLSAADSAHMESDISPDTCAAGSEPNTSSLQSSTKTDSKESCAPTPPEKYVPESENSSLPKGVGEESEGLGSSKDVNADRTPPSLSPSLPESCLPNISDLESISTSAQNETITPTPSPADTPSKHGPAETSSPVHPDFTPIPSQSERQATPSSELNLTGSPPPSPADTVSRSSPQTVSVLSPEAEKTLTALHSPSDTNSLLKQIATDSTETPKLPSTETFSPTEPDLPCKTPESVTSETHSLESPVTAENSNMESQKEVSKEPKIPDPGEKKTDDTEASNKENIVATTQESVCNEKTNDQVRQNNCSEPPEITSDEVVPLSPQSKQPKSSQSRYQSSTANVLSSSNLRDDTKLLLEQISANNQSRNEAAKESPVTDDEKEDKADKNAKREQERGISLLNRAQPKTSQEREKLLERIQSMRKERKVYSRFEMAP